The Candidatus Nitrosotenuis cloacae DNA window TCACACTGTACGAAAAAACAGCAAAAAGCACGTGGACTAGCACCGGCACGCTTCAGGGCCCTCCGGGCCCTCAAGGCCCGCCAGGAGAAACGGGTCAGCAAGGTCCGGCAGGACACAATGGAACCGCCGGCCCACAGGGACCTCCGGGCCCGCCAGGGCAGGACGGATCTCCAGGCCAGCCCGGACTGGATGGAGAAAGCTGCATCATTGACGCAACAGATCTGGTATGCCCTGATGGGTCCACATTTGATCTGCTGTCGCTGACAGGCCCTCAAGGCCAGCCAGGCCCTCCCGGTACGATCCCTGCGCAGCTTTGTCCTCCAGGGCAGTTTGTAATTGGAATAAGTGTGGACGGAACGCTTGTCTGTGCACCAGTATCTGCCGGCCCGCCTGCATCAATCACACTAAACCCAGTGTCCGGCCATCCTGGAACGCCAGTACAGATCACAACAACAAACCTTCCACTAACAATCACAACCATCTTCTTTGATAGCAACGGTAACTCTATGCCTGATCCTGGGGAGCCGGTTGCCACAAGTACGGGGATGGGAACTTGGTCCGTTACTGTTCCACAAGTACCGACAGGCCAATACAACGTAATAGCGCATGATCCATTGATGCCATCAGGTGTAGCAGCATCCGCGCCGTTTACGGTAACTGCGCTAGCTCTGCCGTCCCTTGCAATTAATGATGCCTCAGTAAACGAGGGAAACTCTGGAACGGCAAACGTGAATCTGACAGTCACATTGAGCGCTGCCAATACCGGCACCGTCACAGTGTTGGTGACACCAGTGGACGTATCTGCAACAACCGGGTCCGACTATACTGCAAGCTCTGTCACACTGACATTTGCTCCTGGAGAGACGGCAAAGACCGTGTCTGCCTCAATCATCGGCGATACCGCGTTTGAGTCAAGCGAGACCTTTAACTTTGTACTCTCAAGCCCTACCAACGCCACAATATCTGATGGCACAGGAACTGTTACCATAACAAACGATGACGCAGCTCCGCCTACATCAATCTCAGTCAACGACGTAACGCTGTCTGAGGGCAACTCTGGACAGACAAGCTTTGTCTTTACGGTGTCACTCTCCTCGCCTAGTCCGGCCCAAGTATCGTTCAACTATAAGACGGAGCCGATCAGCGCATCGCAAACCAGCGATTACACCCACGAAGAAAATAATGGAATAATAATCGGCGTTGGACAGACAACAAGAACCGTTACCGTACTTGTAAACGGAGACACGCAACAGGAGTCCAATGAAACATTTCGCCTAGTGATATCCGGAGTTACAGGCGGCATAATCGTTTCAGATAGCGTGGGGATTGGAACAATAGTCAACGACGACTAAAATGACAATGTATAAGCCAATTCTGATGCCTTATTTTGTCCCGTGATATCAGTTGAGCAAGTACGAAAACGTTGTATATGATAACATATCATACATTGCATGGACAAAGTAAACATCGGCATAACTGAAAAGAATCGTCAGGGAGTAGTTGACGTTCTAAGCAAGATACTTGCGGACCAATACATACTGTACACAAAGACCAGAAACTACCACTGGAACGTAACTGGCGAGGATTTTAGCGAATATCACAAGTTATTCGAAGAGCAATATGATGCAATTGATGAGGATATAGATGCCGTAGCCGAAAGAATACGCGCCCTTGGGGGGAAGACTCCTGCAACGCTTGCGGAATTTAGCAAAACGGCAAGACTCCGAGAACATCCGGGAACGTATCCAAAAGCGCGCGTCATGGTGGCAAACCTGCTAGCAGATCACGAGTCCACAATACAGAACCTCAGAAAGGCAGCCGACATATGCGACGACAAGTACGGAGACTCTGGAACAGAGGACTTTCTAACACAGCTCATGGAAAAACATGAGAAAACTGCCTGGATGCTAAGGGCAATGCTGGGCTAGTCCTGCCACCCATCTTTTTGTTCAAGATATAACGATCGTCCAATTGATGGGCAATGGCTATAAGATGCAAAGCAATTTTTTATAACGGACTTGAATGTGACTAGACATGCATTCTAAATTCTGGCTGTTTTCAATACTTATACTTGCGATATTCTCATTCAACCTGTCATTTGCGCAGCACCACGGCGGAACGCAGGCCCCACCGGTCAGCTTTGGCGACAAAAAGGTGGCGCTAAACGTGGAACTAAACCCGCCTGACTTTGTCCCTGGTGCGGGTAGCATGGCAAACGTCAAGGTGCGATTCTTTGACAGCACGACCGACACAAACATAGAACAAGTCACATACCGCGTGCAGATTTATTCTGGAGACAATCTCTTGGCAAACCAGATATTCTTTGACAAGGATGGTGAGCTGAACTTTAAGGTAAAGCCAATGTCTGGCTGCCAAGAAAAGGATCTCTGGCGCTGCACTACGTACGAGGGAGAAAAGGATCTCATAGTCCCAAACGCTCTCACATCGTCCGGAAACGATCCTCCGATAATCAAGGGCCCGGTGTTTGACAAGAGCGGGACATACACGCTCAAAATCTCAATACTTGGGGCAACAAATCCGAAAACCCAGACCGTCCAGGACATCGACTTTGAGGCTAGCATAAGCATTGCACAGGAGCAAAGACTCTCGCTGTCGACACCACAAGGCAAGATTCCAGTTACGGTAAAGGCATTTCAGGATGATCTGACAAACCTGGAGTTCAACGAAGCAACAAAATCCCTCTCGTTTTCAATGCCATTCCACTGGGAGCACGCAGAGCATACTCCTCTTGTAAGAAACGACATCGAGTTCCCAAAGACATTTGCCCCATATCAGAATGTCAATAGTTTCAAGGGAACGGTAAACGGAATTCCGGTATTCCCAAGTAGCTTGCATTATGATCCTCACTCCAGTAGCGACACGAACATACTGCACTTTCTGGTATCTGGCGAGGAGCTAAAGATGTTGGCAAAAAAGATCGGCCCAGCACATTCGATGGACGTGGTGATAACGCCTGATTCCAACAGCGCGATAAAATCAACTGACATCAAGTTCTCAAACGGCTACAAGGCTACCGTCTC harbors:
- a CDS encoding Calx-beta domain-containing protein; the encoded protein is MTRTIFLSFLLFTIMSGTMPYGAFADSDDDQHEGKVNKKNRVWTGDGPPLAKLGKTGDLYVDNASVDLTLYEKTAKSTWTSTGTLQGPPGPQGPPGETGQQGPAGHNGTAGPQGPPGPPGQDGSPGQPGLDGESCIIDATDLVCPDGSTFDLLSLTGPQGQPGPPGTIPAQLCPPGQFVIGISVDGTLVCAPVSAGPPASITLNPVSGHPGTPVQITTTNLPLTITTIFFDSNGNSMPDPGEPVATSTGMGTWSVTVPQVPTGQYNVIAHDPLMPSGVAASAPFTVTALALPSLAINDASVNEGNSGTANVNLTVTLSAANTGTVTVLVTPVDVSATTGSDYTASSVTLTFAPGETAKTVSASIIGDTAFESSETFNFVLSSPTNATISDGTGTVTITNDDAAPPTSISVNDVTLSEGNSGQTSFVFTVSLSSPSPAQVSFNYKTEPISASQTSDYTHEENNGIIIGVGQTTRTVTVLVNGDTQQESNETFRLVISGVTGGIIVSDSVGIGTIVNDD
- a CDS encoding Dps family protein, which codes for MDKVNIGITEKNRQGVVDVLSKILADQYILYTKTRNYHWNVTGEDFSEYHKLFEEQYDAIDEDIDAVAERIRALGGKTPATLAEFSKTARLREHPGTYPKARVMVANLLADHESTIQNLRKAADICDDKYGDSGTEDFLTQLMEKHEKTAWMLRAMLG
- a CDS encoding peptidase, translating into MHSKFWLFSILILAIFSFNLSFAQHHGGTQAPPVSFGDKKVALNVELNPPDFVPGAGSMANVKVRFFDSTTDTNIEQVTYRVQIYSGDNLLANQIFFDKDGELNFKVKPMSGCQEKDLWRCTTYEGEKDLIVPNALTSSGNDPPIIKGPVFDKSGTYTLKISILGATNPKTQTVQDIDFEASISIAQEQRLSLSTPQGKIPVTVKAFQDDLTNLEFNEATKSLSFSMPFHWEHAEHTPLVRNDIEFPKTFAPYQNVNSFKGTVNGIPVFPSSLHYDPHSSSDTNILHFLVSGEELKMLAKKIGPAHSMDVVITPDSNSAIKSTDIKFSNGYKATVSYDTRYGASRDVAFTLVFFDSSGALAKDIRYAYSVKDASGNEFTVNTGRNPDLIGIPVPSGVDSRLITIPSKGSYVLQVVLTGRGLIDFDSFVLGTMKFDVGDTKQTAEPMPESQIPSWVRNNAKWWADGTIGDKDFVSGIQFLIKQGILKIPPTAPEGPASEDIPAWVKNNAKWWADGTITDDDFIKGIQFLVSRGIIRV